The Oryzias melastigma strain HK-1 linkage group LG6, ASM292280v2, whole genome shotgun sequence genome includes a window with the following:
- the kiaa0513 gene encoding uncharacterized protein KIAA0513 homolog isoform X1, with protein MEGVAVDNLIDFEQPSKNMSLSVETGQHQRHSDIFSPEPSSVGVHQQPLLPEPMAPTQSGSPHAPAEEDNGSDATESADSENDMDPPSQEWDLRRSSSSSAHSGEDADADTMERRQFMKAYVEKIFNGNEDFDQEEKARFGELCSGENGKGREWFAKYVSAQRCHSKCVSEATFYRLVQSFAVVLFECFQLDDYSPAKNLMTMCFTYYYIGKSQPSPSELLGGPLGGRDSYINKANVWLSGKKDAAERLLKNTSKNDVKGFFGGLESKLRSSMAPKSEEGSVEMKAKSTEAPVEKKGEKVYLYTHLKQQPIWHTLRFWNAAFFDAVHCERTKRSPTTSGAQDQEKDKREEWNHMTQPERDDTSKIDENIAFGQLGTFTHNMLAFGLGKKLCIDFLKKQAVIGNLNEEQYKQLSDYIEKMEAE; from the exons ATGGAGGGCGTTGCCGTGGACAACCTGATAGACTTTGAGCAGCCCTCAAAGAACATGTCTCTGAGCGTGGAAACAGGCCAGCACCAACGCCACTCTGACATCTTCTCCCCGGAACCCTCTTCCGTTGGAGTCCATCAGCAGCCACTGCTGCCTGAACCCATGGCCCCAACCCAGTCTGGATCCCCCCACGCCCCAGCAGAGGAAGACAACGGCAGCGACGCCACAGAGTCGGCGGACAGCGAGAATGACATGGACCCGCCCTCTCAAGAGTGGGATCTCAGAAGgtcgtcctcctcctccgcccacaGCGGCGAGGACGCTGACGCCGATACGATGGAGAGGAGGCAGTTCATGAAGGCTTATGTGGAGAAGATTTTTAACGGAAA TGAGGACTTTGATCAGGAGGAAAAAGCTCGTTTTGGAGAGCTGTGCAGTGGAGAGAATGGGAAGGGCAGGGAGTggtttgcaaaatatgtcagCGCCCAG cGCTGCCACTCCAAATGCGTGAGTGAAGCCACCTTCTACAGGCTGGTGCAGTCGTTTGCTGTTGTTCTGTTTGA ATGTTTTCAGCTGGACGACTACAGTCCTGCCAAAAACCTCATGACCATGTGCTTCACGTACTACTACATTG GGAAGTCTCAGCCGTCTCCGTCAGAGCTGCTCGGTGGTCCTCTTGGTGGGCGGGACTCGTACATCAACAAGGCGAATGTGTGGCTGTCCGGAAAGAAAGACGCGGCGGAACGCCTCCTTAAAAACACATCCAAAAATGACGTCAAAGGCTTCTTTGGAGGCCTGGAGAGTAAGCTGAGAAGCTCCATGGCTCCAAAGTCTGA GGAAGGCTCGGTGGAGATGAAGGCTAAGTCAACAG AGGCTCCAGTggaaaagaaaggagaaaaagtgTATCTGTACACTCACCTGAAGCAGCAGCCTATCTG GCACACGCTGCGGTTCTGGAACGCCGCGTTCTTTGACGCTGTCCACTGCGAGAGGACGAAGAGGTCTCCAACAACCAG TGGAGCTCAGGATCAAGAGAAAGATAAGAG GGAGGAGTGGAATCACATGACCCAACCGGAGAGGGACGACACCTCCAAAATCGATGAGAACATCGCTTTTGGACAACTGGG AACGTTCACTCATAACATGCTGGCGTTCGGCCTCGGTAAGAAACTCTGCATCGACTTCCTGAAGAAGCAGGCCGTCATCGGGAATCTGAATGAAG AACAATACAAGCAGCTGAGCGACTACATCGAGAAGATGGAGGCCGAGTGA
- the kiaa0513 gene encoding uncharacterized protein KIAA0513 homolog isoform X2, with protein sequence MEGVAVDNLIDFEQPSKNMSLSVETGQHQRHSDIFSPEPSSVGVHQQPLLPEPMAPTQSGSPHAPAEEDNGSDATESADSENDMDPPSQEWDLRRSSSSSAHSGEDADADTMERRQFMKAYVEKIFNGNEDFDQEEKARFGELCSGENGKGREWFAKYVSAQRCHSKCVSEATFYRLVQSFAVVLFECFQLDDYSPAKNLMTMCFTYYYIGKSQPSPSELLGGPLGGRDSYINKANVWLSGKKDAAERLLKNTSKNDVKGFFGGLESKLRSSMAPKSEEGSVEMKAKSTEAPVEKKGEKVYLYTHLKQQPIWHTLRFWNAAFFDAVHCERTKRSPTTREEWNHMTQPERDDTSKIDENIAFGQLGTFTHNMLAFGLGKKLCIDFLKKQAVIGNLNEEQYKQLSDYIEKMEAE encoded by the exons ATGGAGGGCGTTGCCGTGGACAACCTGATAGACTTTGAGCAGCCCTCAAAGAACATGTCTCTGAGCGTGGAAACAGGCCAGCACCAACGCCACTCTGACATCTTCTCCCCGGAACCCTCTTCCGTTGGAGTCCATCAGCAGCCACTGCTGCCTGAACCCATGGCCCCAACCCAGTCTGGATCCCCCCACGCCCCAGCAGAGGAAGACAACGGCAGCGACGCCACAGAGTCGGCGGACAGCGAGAATGACATGGACCCGCCCTCTCAAGAGTGGGATCTCAGAAGgtcgtcctcctcctccgcccacaGCGGCGAGGACGCTGACGCCGATACGATGGAGAGGAGGCAGTTCATGAAGGCTTATGTGGAGAAGATTTTTAACGGAAA TGAGGACTTTGATCAGGAGGAAAAAGCTCGTTTTGGAGAGCTGTGCAGTGGAGAGAATGGGAAGGGCAGGGAGTggtttgcaaaatatgtcagCGCCCAG cGCTGCCACTCCAAATGCGTGAGTGAAGCCACCTTCTACAGGCTGGTGCAGTCGTTTGCTGTTGTTCTGTTTGA ATGTTTTCAGCTGGACGACTACAGTCCTGCCAAAAACCTCATGACCATGTGCTTCACGTACTACTACATTG GGAAGTCTCAGCCGTCTCCGTCAGAGCTGCTCGGTGGTCCTCTTGGTGGGCGGGACTCGTACATCAACAAGGCGAATGTGTGGCTGTCCGGAAAGAAAGACGCGGCGGAACGCCTCCTTAAAAACACATCCAAAAATGACGTCAAAGGCTTCTTTGGAGGCCTGGAGAGTAAGCTGAGAAGCTCCATGGCTCCAAAGTCTGA GGAAGGCTCGGTGGAGATGAAGGCTAAGTCAACAG AGGCTCCAGTggaaaagaaaggagaaaaagtgTATCTGTACACTCACCTGAAGCAGCAGCCTATCTG GCACACGCTGCGGTTCTGGAACGCCGCGTTCTTTGACGCTGTCCACTGCGAGAGGACGAAGAGGTCTCCAACAACCAG GGAGGAGTGGAATCACATGACCCAACCGGAGAGGGACGACACCTCCAAAATCGATGAGAACATCGCTTTTGGACAACTGGG AACGTTCACTCATAACATGCTGGCGTTCGGCCTCGGTAAGAAACTCTGCATCGACTTCCTGAAGAAGCAGGCCGTCATCGGGAATCTGAATGAAG AACAATACAAGCAGCTGAGCGACTACATCGAGAAGATGGAGGCCGAGTGA